Proteins from one Planctomyces sp. SH-PL62 genomic window:
- a CDS encoding zinc-ribbon domain containing protein — MNHNRKRREAEDRERRRREAAMKDAVPVDPAALSPCNSYFPPDFVERGYYLDLPFTCASCGSDEVWTAAQQQWWYETAKGSLYSGARLCRRCRRDARLNKGKAHPLQDFNRWLALLRDELEPTLTAADWTPVVGVGETRPGLLSYDRNDVLVRFRWDHGCHHTTLLLERRDGRDAPFETLAQVECDSRNMTHQELQRRFDRLLTDSRIALGLVEKP; from the coding sequence ATGAACCACAACCGCAAGCGTCGCGAGGCGGAGGACCGGGAGCGGCGTCGGCGCGAGGCGGCCATGAAGGACGCCGTCCCGGTCGACCCCGCCGCCCTCTCGCCCTGCAACAGCTACTTCCCGCCCGATTTCGTCGAGCGCGGCTACTACCTCGACCTCCCCTTCACCTGCGCCTCGTGCGGGTCGGACGAGGTCTGGACCGCCGCGCAGCAGCAATGGTGGTACGAGACGGCGAAGGGCTCCCTCTACTCGGGGGCGAGGCTCTGCCGGCGATGTCGTCGGGACGCCCGCCTCAACAAGGGGAAGGCCCACCCCTTGCAGGATTTCAATCGCTGGCTCGCCCTGCTCCGGGACGAGCTTGAGCCGACCCTGACGGCCGCCGACTGGACCCCCGTGGTCGGCGTCGGCGAGACACGGCCGGGCCTGTTGAGCTACGACCGAAACGACGTCCTGGTGCGCTTCCGCTGGGACCACGGTTGCCATCACACGACCTTGCTCCTCGAGCGCCGAGACGGGCGGGACGCCCCGTTCGAGACGCTCGCCCAGGTCGAATGCGATTCCCGCAACATGACCCACCAGGAGCTGCAACGTCGCTTCGACCGTCTCCTGACGGATTCCCGGATCGCCCTGGGCCTGGTCGAGAAGCCGTGA